The following proteins are encoded in a genomic region of Lactiplantibacillus plantarum:
- a CDS encoding LytR/AlgR family response regulator transcription factor, protein MIKVYICEDDTKQLQTLQQLVSKVIIDRQLDMGFGLTSVDPHEILAHVKSQQPTQAVFLLDIALNSDINGIQLASQIRDLGIRSKIIFVTTHTELSLTVFQYQVEALDFILKDFPDRLYERLNTVLRVAQERFKAEDNDQNSYIQIKIGETIRSLDVQHVLFFESSMSPHKIIVHLDDGELEYYGLLKDVPDLNSDFYRCHKSYVVNLTRIRSLDKRYRQLTMANGETVLCSAAASRYLVRQIGKNNR, encoded by the coding sequence ATGATCAAAGTATATATTTGTGAAGATGATACTAAACAGTTACAAACCTTGCAGCAACTGGTCAGTAAAGTGATTATTGATCGTCAATTGGATATGGGATTTGGCCTAACGAGTGTCGATCCGCATGAAATATTAGCGCATGTCAAAAGTCAGCAACCAACTCAAGCCGTCTTTCTTTTAGATATTGCGTTGAATTCGGATATTAATGGCATTCAGCTTGCCAGTCAAATTCGTGATTTAGGCATCCGAAGTAAGATTATCTTTGTGACGACGCATACGGAGCTATCATTGACGGTGTTTCAGTATCAAGTGGAAGCCCTGGATTTTATCTTGAAGGATTTTCCGGATCGCTTATACGAGCGATTAAATACCGTCTTACGCGTGGCACAGGAGCGTTTCAAAGCTGAAGACAATGATCAAAATAGTTATATCCAAATCAAAATTGGCGAGACGATTCGATCGTTGGACGTGCAACACGTGTTATTTTTTGAAAGTTCAATGAGTCCACATAAGATTATCGTTCATTTAGATGATGGTGAACTTGAATATTACGGTTTATTAAAGGATGTGCCGGATTTGAATTCTGATTTTTATCGTTGTCATAAGTCATATGTCGTTAATCTGACCCGCATTCGGTCATTGGATAAACGGTATCGTCAACTAACGATGGCTAACGGTGAAACCGTCCTGTGTTCCGCAGCGGCCAGTCGCTACTTAGTAAGGCAGATTGGCAAAAACAATCGCTGA
- a CDS encoding NAD(P)H-binding protein: MKIAMLGSLGNINRIVVPKLVQAGHDVTVISTSPKRQASIEAVGAHAAIGTMTDVDFLSTTFTDKDVVYLMLSGGIGDDPFEGAVAQAKIWKQAIENAGVTNVVNLSSIGADADEVAGSLHAYNLIEHELRQLDGVNLAFVRPTGFYANLFGNLATIKAEHKIYSSTPAASAQKYVAPEDIASVVYPLIDHTPAGITVKYAFSDTFTGDQFVADLRDALNMPDLQWVQISDEQYQANLTNHGVPVKIAASLVQTSRYQREPEGLYADLNASDTSAGQVKLADFVRTFVVAYNSEGGYQSHTIAD; this comes from the coding sequence ATGAAAATTGCAATGTTAGGTTCATTAGGAAACATTAATCGGATCGTTGTTCCTAAGCTCGTCCAAGCCGGTCATGACGTCACCGTTATCTCAACTAGTCCTAAGCGCCAAGCTTCAATTGAAGCTGTCGGCGCCCATGCCGCCATTGGTACAATGACTGATGTTGATTTCTTATCCACCACTTTTACTGACAAAGATGTGGTTTATCTCATGCTTTCTGGTGGTATCGGTGATGATCCCTTCGAAGGGGCCGTGGCTCAGGCTAAAATTTGGAAACAGGCAATTGAAAATGCCGGCGTCACCAACGTCGTCAACCTCAGTAGCATCGGCGCAGATGCCGATGAAGTGGCTGGCTCGCTGCATGCTTACAACTTAATTGAACATGAATTACGACAACTTGACGGGGTTAACCTGGCTTTTGTCCGTCCAACCGGATTTTATGCTAACTTGTTCGGTAACTTAGCAACAATCAAGGCTGAACATAAAATTTATTCCAGCACGCCTGCTGCTTCAGCACAAAAATACGTTGCGCCCGAGGACATTGCCAGTGTCGTTTATCCCCTAATTGATCACACGCCAGCCGGTATCACCGTCAAGTATGCCTTCAGTGATACGTTCACCGGTGACCAATTCGTTGCTGATCTGCGCGACGCCTTAAACATGCCCGATCTACAATGGGTACAAATCTCAGATGAACAATATCAAGCTAACTTGACGAACCACGGTGTTCCCGTTAAAATTGCCGCTTCATTAGTCCAAACTAGTCGTTATCAGCGCGAACCTGAAGGACTTTATGCAGATCTAAATGCTTCTGACACTAGCGCTGGTCAAGTCAAATTAGCTGACTTTGTCCGTACTTTTGTGGTAGCGTACAATAGTGAAGGCGGTTACCAGTCCCATACAATCGCAGATTAA
- a CDS encoding NAD-dependent succinate-semialdehyde dehydrogenase — protein MAYQTINPYTNEVVKTYDNATTDQIEQALTTGDALYHQWRHEPVSSRAASLHKIAALLREHKDELAKIATIDMGKLLSESQGEVELCAMIADYYADHGAELLAPTPISTQATGDAEIEKQATGVLMLVEPWNFPYYQIMRVFAPNYMVGNPMILKHASNTPGSAAAFAKIVEEAGAPAGSLTNLFLNYDQVSDIIADPRIQGVALTGSKRGGQAVAKAAGANLKKSSMELGGSDAFVVLADADIDEAVNLAWRVRLYNAGQVCTSSKRFIVAADVYDDFLAKLKERFAKLVPGDPMDPQTTLAPMNSKRAKEKLQDQVDRAIAGGATVAYGNEPIDLPGQFFQPTILTDIDQDNPLFYEEMFGPVAQVFKVDSEQAAIDLANNSELGLGGIVFAGTAAHGKAVAQQIETGMVFVNTFLSSLPELPFGGVKGSGYGRELSSLGLMAFVNEKLVVTAQKPDYDNGAGGLVVL, from the coding sequence ATGGCTTATCAAACAATTAATCCATATACCAATGAAGTTGTTAAAACTTACGACAACGCAACCACTGACCAAATCGAACAGGCCTTAACTACCGGCGACGCCCTTTATCACCAATGGCGTCATGAACCCGTTAGTTCCCGTGCAGCCAGCCTCCATAAGATTGCCGCACTGTTACGTGAACATAAAGATGAATTAGCTAAAATTGCAACAATCGACATGGGTAAATTACTGAGTGAATCTCAAGGTGAAGTCGAACTATGCGCCATGATTGCTGATTACTATGCTGATCACGGTGCTGAATTATTGGCACCGACCCCAATCAGCACTCAAGCAACGGGCGATGCCGAAATTGAAAAACAAGCAACCGGTGTCCTGATGTTGGTCGAACCTTGGAACTTCCCATACTACCAAATCATGCGGGTCTTCGCACCGAACTACATGGTCGGCAATCCAATGATTTTAAAGCACGCCTCTAATACACCGGGATCGGCTGCGGCCTTCGCCAAGATTGTCGAAGAAGCTGGTGCTCCCGCTGGTAGTCTAACGAACCTCTTCTTAAACTATGATCAAGTTAGCGATATTATTGCCGACCCCCGCATCCAAGGCGTCGCACTGACTGGTTCTAAGCGTGGTGGACAAGCGGTTGCCAAAGCGGCCGGTGCAAACTTGAAGAAGAGTTCTATGGAATTAGGTGGTTCGGACGCTTTCGTCGTCTTAGCGGATGCTGATATTGACGAAGCAGTCAACTTAGCATGGCGGGTCCGGTTATACAACGCTGGGCAAGTCTGCACCTCATCAAAACGCTTTATTGTCGCTGCGGATGTGTACGATGATTTCTTAGCAAAGTTGAAGGAACGTTTTGCCAAATTAGTCCCTGGCGATCCTATGGACCCACAAACTACCCTGGCACCGATGAATTCCAAACGCGCTAAGGAAAAGCTACAAGACCAAGTTGACCGGGCCATTGCCGGTGGTGCAACCGTTGCTTATGGCAACGAACCAATCGACTTACCTGGCCAATTCTTCCAACCAACCATCTTAACGGACATTGATCAAGACAACCCCCTCTTTTACGAAGAAATGTTCGGTCCAGTTGCCCAAGTCTTCAAAGTTGATTCTGAACAAGCAGCTATCGATTTAGCCAACAACTCTGAACTGGGCTTAGGTGGCATCGTCTTCGCCGGAACTGCGGCGCATGGCAAAGCGGTTGCCCAACAAATTGAAACTGGGATGGTCTTCGTTAACACCTTCCTCAGCTCCTTACCAGAACTACCATTTGGTGGCGTCAAGGGCTCCGGCTATGGTCGCGAGTTAAGCAGCCTGGGCTTAATGGCCTTTGTTAACGAAAAACTGGTTGTCACTGCTCAGAAACCTGACTACGACAACGGTGCTGGTGGCTTAGTTGTTTTATAA
- a CDS encoding TetR/AcrR family transcriptional regulator, translated as MKKKDMNKQVKIQDAVAAIILAEGPAGVSTTKVAKRVGIAQSNVYLYFKNKQALIDSVYARETNRILSTTDLDRLSDSTIDVTTRIRLYVQQVYDYSLANPDSLTIIQQIKALNGQGMTISAADADPNNIVANLLTAAIDAKVIKQLPVSLHMGVVFSTIHTHTTNISKGRYAQDQYTFGDIFQMIWDAMKQD; from the coding sequence ATGAAGAAAAAAGATATGAACAAACAAGTTAAGATTCAAGATGCGGTTGCGGCTATCATTCTCGCTGAGGGTCCAGCCGGGGTTTCAACGACTAAGGTGGCTAAGCGCGTCGGCATTGCACAATCCAATGTTTATCTCTACTTTAAGAATAAACAGGCTCTGATCGATAGTGTCTATGCGCGTGAGACGAACCGAATTCTTAGTACTACCGACTTAGACCGATTAAGTGATTCAACAATCGATGTGACGACTCGGATTCGATTATATGTACAGCAGGTGTATGACTATTCGTTAGCCAATCCAGATAGCTTGACGATCATTCAACAGATCAAGGCATTGAATGGACAGGGGATGACGATTTCGGCGGCGGATGCCGATCCGAATAATATTGTCGCTAACTTATTAACGGCGGCTATCGATGCTAAGGTGATTAAGCAGTTACCGGTTAGTTTGCATATGGGGGTCGTGTTTTCAACTATTCATACGCATACGACGAATATCAGTAAGGGACGGTATGCTCAGGACCAATATACATTTGGTGATATTTTCCAAATGATTTGGGACGCGATGAAACAAGATTAG
- a CDS encoding GHKL domain-containing protein: MKIIFVQTLFLFLFVKVLLRDWRVLSIWDISYAVVSSLVSGWIFSVIGQYAALPLLGLVVLFTWWHTHSFSESLFVSLQVIIWSIVVDHISSLLTYMLKLDDGYLLIFMGLQLVGLITLNLILMNTHIQTTFNRPRLNRVTALLLLAIYLYIIVSEGLDSELRMVVSNLVVLLVVMGLAIAIYDEYRVTIRAKYQVQQQRLQIKNDTRYMHEIETHYNELRRFRHDYQNIMLSINEYLKTDDLAGLQQYYQQNIAPVTKRVSDEQYNLEDLSRVQVKSVKSILFSKLSYAQSQGVKVQFDLKQVLNGVTTNELDLAIALGIILDNAIEATAGHYHGELMSAIFVTAHSTVFLVQNNVFDSLPPLWQLKEAGYSTKGQERGLGLSQLSAIVNRNENMILETRLLASAFVQRLTVKRE, encoded by the coding sequence ATGAAGATTATTTTTGTGCAAACGCTGTTCCTATTCTTGTTTGTTAAGGTGCTTTTGCGTGATTGGCGGGTACTTAGTATTTGGGATATCAGTTATGCGGTGGTCAGTAGCCTAGTGAGCGGCTGGATTTTTTCAGTAATCGGGCAATATGCAGCATTGCCATTATTGGGACTGGTGGTGCTGTTTACTTGGTGGCATACACATAGCTTCAGTGAGTCATTATTTGTTAGCCTACAGGTGATTATCTGGTCAATTGTCGTCGATCATATCAGTTCACTTTTAACGTATATGTTGAAATTAGATGACGGGTATCTTTTGATTTTTATGGGATTACAGCTGGTTGGTTTAATCACATTGAATCTGATTTTAATGAATACGCATATCCAGACGACATTCAATCGTCCCAGACTGAACCGGGTTACGGCCTTGCTGCTACTCGCCATCTATTTATACATTATTGTCAGCGAGGGCCTCGACAGTGAATTGAGAATGGTCGTCAGTAACTTAGTTGTGTTGTTGGTCGTTATGGGGCTCGCGATTGCCATCTATGATGAGTATCGGGTTACGATTCGGGCCAAGTACCAGGTTCAACAACAACGCCTGCAAATCAAAAATGATACACGGTACATGCATGAAATCGAAACGCATTATAATGAATTGCGCCGGTTTCGTCATGATTATCAGAATATAATGTTGTCGATTAATGAGTATTTGAAAACGGATGATTTGGCAGGCTTACAGCAATATTACCAACAAAATATTGCCCCAGTGACCAAGCGCGTTTCGGATGAGCAGTATAATCTCGAAGATTTAAGTCGTGTTCAGGTCAAATCGGTCAAGAGTATTCTATTTAGCAAACTCAGCTATGCGCAATCACAGGGAGTTAAAGTTCAATTTGACTTGAAGCAAGTGCTTAATGGGGTAACGACGAATGAATTAGACTTGGCAATTGCGCTAGGTATTATTTTAGATAACGCGATTGAAGCCACGGCCGGTCACTATCACGGTGAGCTGATGAGCGCCATTTTTGTTACGGCCCACAGTACGGTGTTCTTAGTTCAAAATAACGTTTTTGATTCCTTGCCACCTTTATGGCAGCTAAAGGAAGCGGGGTATTCGACTAAGGGACAAGAGCGGGGCTTAGGCTTGAGTCAGCTCAGCGCCATTGTTAATCGAAATGAAAATATGATATTGGAAACGCGGTTATTGGCCTCAGCCTTTGTTCAGCGTTTAACGGTAAAGCGGGAATGA